TTTGTCCCACCATTGTTATTGTTCAATGCAATCGTTGCCATGTTTTTTATGCTTATTAGTTTAAACTATACATAGGATGCCAGTGGCATGATTATGATAAGAGAACCCATGGGATGTATAGATTTCTTGGATATTGCTAAATTTTGATTATGTTAGTTAAGCATTGCTTGATTGCAGTTGAGGATATATTATATTTAACTAGAATATTCATATGTAACCATAAGCCAGCTGCTGTGGATACTTCTTTTAACTGATTACAACTTTTATTGGAGAGAACAATGATCAGATTGATGGAATTGATAAATTGGCTACCTTTCATGTGGCTAGTCTTTTCATCAACTTGTCAATGGAATGAACATGGCTTCAAATGATTGTAGTTGAGGCCATGTGCTGCGAAGCTATGGTCAGATGATTGGAGTTGTGTTTGTCAACACTTACCAATATAACCTGCAATAACTGGAATGTTTATGATAGGATTCTTGAGGGGAATTTACCATCCTGACcaaataattgaattttttttaatgttcaGGTTAAGAGTACTACCTTAAACAGAGGCACTGATGTTTTCGGCTTATGAAATTTTATCATTGAATATTTTACTAGAACTTTTACTGCTTAGTTATGCCATTCTTCAGTTTGAAATCTGTTTCTCAACAACTATCTCAATCTGTTGCCTTGAAGTATGGTAAATTAATTGACTCTCTGTATCATGTTATCTCAGTCTGTTGACTTGAAGTTTGGTAAATTAATTTTCTCACCTACGCTTTGTATCACATTAATGAAAACAATTTGTTATTGGAATTTTTGTTTTCTTCCTTTGCCTTACCATTTTGTATGGCATTGTTAACGGAAGTTTCTAGATTTTATTTGGAATTTTCAGTAACCGTGGAGTCGATCGCAACAGTGATTGATGGAAGAGCGGCTGCTCAAGAAATAATGGGTGAAGTCGCAGCTGAAGTATCCAAAATGAGAAACACACTTGGCAAGGTCCCTAGTTTAGCTGTAGTGCTAGTTGGAGCAAGAAGAGATTCAGAGATTTATGTTCGCTGCAAGAAAAAAGCTTGTGAAGAGACAGGAATCATATCACTAGGCATTCACTTGCCTGAACATTCCAGTGAAGATGAAATTCTAAGGGCTGTTAAGAGTTTTAATAATGATCCATCTGTCCATGGTGTTTTGGTTCAACTTCCTCTGCCACAGGTAGTTTCATAGAGCTTATAAACTAATTTAGTAAATTGATAGTTAAAGGTTGAATTTATTCACTCCTTGTTGATTATGTGCATAATCCATTTAGTACGAATTCTTATTATCTACTTTCTCTGCTTAGGATTCCATTAAAGGAGAAGTCCGATATTGGTGATGGTTCATTTGTACACAACTTACCTGTGTAGCAATTCTACTTTGAATATCAATATACCATAAACACAAAACAAATGGCGATTCATTTTGGGTTCTTATTAGATTCAATTATTGCACTTGCATTTCAGATTCTGCATTGACTTTGCTTTGAGGCACCTGAATTATCTATCAATTTGGTAGTGCTACTCACGTTGCAGagaacagattttgtataatttgcTTCAGCTCTTGCAATCTTTTGCTATAATATGTTTCCTAGTGAAATCTGATGGTCTTAGTGGCCATAACTTATGATTGTTCAAGTATTGTCCGTAAACATATAAATTTATCGTCAAAGATGACAAAATAGAAACTTACTGGGATTCATAGATTACATATATTTTAAACTTGGTAAAGGATTGCCTAAGCATTTAAATTGTAGTGAGAAAATGGGAAGAACAGAAAAGGTAGATGTATAGATAAGGTCTTAAAAGTATCACCACACCAATTTGAAAAGATATGCAATGCCTTTTTTTCTATaactgttgcaaagttttttgtttTGTCAATTTAATGATTTTTGGCCGATTTCCCATCCTTTAAATTTGTCTGTTATCATGGATTTACTCATGATGTATAATAGTGAACAGCATGTCAACGAGGAGAAGATTTTAAATGCTGTTAGCATAGAGAAGGATGTTGATGGCTTCCATCCTTTAAATATTGGATGCCTAGCAATGCAAGGGAGAGAGCCTCTATTTGTACCTTGCACACCAAAAGGATGCATAGAATTGCTGCTTCGATCCAGAATAGATATGATGGGGAAAAATGCAGTTGTGATAGGCTGTTCCAATATTGTTGGAATGCCTGCTGCTATTCTTTTGCAAGTAATTCCCTCAGACATCATGCTATTGATACAACTTTACAGTCCTTTGTCTTTCCACCCAATTGTTATTTTGATTAGTTTCTAATGAGCCTATTGTGGCTTTCTTCATCTATGTATGGAATGGCCTCACATGGAGAATCCTCATTGTGGGTTGTTTGTATTTTGGCAGAGACACAATGCAAC
The nucleotide sequence above comes from Cryptomeria japonica chromosome 11, Sugi_1.0, whole genome shotgun sequence. Encoded proteins:
- the LOC131061290 gene encoding bifunctional protein FolD 2 isoform X1; translation: MHFPLWRRSAAAAMRVLLRNATAFLMAPPFLPTATLKQILPSHSPISRVRWGSRGTATTSEKTGCAPFLEWNSPDIFYLEFSVTVESIATVIDGRAAAQEIMGEVAAEVSKMRNTLGKVPSLAVVLVGARRDSEIYVRCKKKACEETGIISLGIHLPEHSSEDEILRAVKSFNNDPSVHGVLVQLPLPQHVNEEKILNAVSIEKDVDGFHPLNIGCLAMQGREPLFVPCTPKGCIELLLRSRIDMMGKNAVVIGCSNIVGMPAAILLQRHNATVTIVHSYTKNPADITRKADIVISAAGMPNLVRGNWLKPGAVVIDVGINAVEDRNDERGYRLVGDVCYKEASRIASAITPVPGGVGPMTIAMLMSNTLEAAKRTFGLI
- the LOC131061290 gene encoding bifunctional protein FolD 2 isoform X2; its protein translation is MHFPLWRRSAAAAMRVLLRNATAFLMAPPFLPTATLKQILPSHSPISRVRWGSRGTATTSEKTVTVESIATVIDGRAAAQEIMGEVAAEVSKMRNTLGKVPSLAVVLVGARRDSEIYVRCKKKACEETGIISLGIHLPEHSSEDEILRAVKSFNNDPSVHGVLVQLPLPQHVNEEKILNAVSIEKDVDGFHPLNIGCLAMQGREPLFVPCTPKGCIELLLRSRIDMMGKNAVVIGCSNIVGMPAAILLQRHNATVTIVHSYTKNPADITRKADIVISAAGMPNLVRGNWLKPGAVVIDVGINAVEDRNDERGYRLVGDVCYKEASRIASAITPVPGGVGPMTIAMLMSNTLEAAKRTFGLI